A DNA window from Enterobacter cloacae subsp. cloacae ATCC 13047 contains the following coding sequences:
- a CDS encoding glycosyl hydrolase family 28-related protein yields MATQPTNLPVPSESPRDLKFNAGKIDEFVTSLVNTYVDRFGNEHYTIEGLRWLAQQAIAQYGWILIDSFQDGANITLPNQALRDEDTGEYYRWDGALPKHVDAGSTPSSSGGVGVGAWVGIGDASLRAMLATSAGAGMIGALDSDGNATTVQNAIGHYRAYTVKERLDEEISIASIPGVDSTGTEDSTAALQNFFDSLSDGSEVYVPAGTYKISGLIISNNSLKIRGAYRYAYGQSTTKLKASAPNITLMKFTGNGCRVEGLLFEGYEAAVANEFGKGTTCKGVNFEPSTGTLADIDSFVDDCIFWYLQTGAEGHGRNLTVTNTMFTFCRFGVDLYGVPNQQFRGHIINHNRFHSCGGVEASSEPTLLNSVCIRLTTTNTNNVDNYAGNVSIMNNVVDGGSYQFFKGPFHRGSIMSANSMFRIGGSGAIVIDIDNTSTAGNTSSDGVIISDNSLGGFDLPVYQNGIQYCPDMGIRLTQVRGAILSENLINKAWKDGIKLVSSSEVIITGVVKDPSSIANQSTSTLYSSVDIDANCANVLIPHLMTRTTVYNGNQLAAYVKTACASTVIGDLYGSASYTPSGPVIETGSGYAVGDVSAVSSKTKITAITGLISGSNYPAGNYKPGDVCKYLNPATTGYKEAVCTVGGNGSAVTWKNSGALV; encoded by the coding sequence ATGGCTACGCAACCTACCAATTTGCCTGTCCCAAGTGAATCCCCTCGCGATCTGAAGTTTAACGCGGGAAAAATTGACGAGTTCGTTACCTCATTGGTTAACACCTATGTTGACCGGTTTGGTAACGAGCATTACACCATCGAGGGGCTGCGCTGGCTGGCTCAACAGGCTATTGCTCAGTATGGATGGATCCTCATTGACTCCTTCCAGGACGGCGCTAATATCACCCTGCCAAACCAGGCGCTACGTGACGAAGATACCGGCGAATATTATCGTTGGGACGGCGCGCTGCCGAAGCATGTGGATGCCGGCTCTACGCCATCATCTTCCGGCGGGGTTGGCGTAGGCGCGTGGGTAGGTATTGGTGATGCGAGCCTGCGAGCAATGCTAGCTACATCTGCGGGCGCGGGAATGATCGGCGCGCTGGACTCAGATGGAAATGCAACGACTGTTCAGAATGCAATCGGCCATTATCGCGCCTATACCGTTAAAGAGCGACTTGATGAAGAGATAAGTATCGCATCAATCCCAGGGGTTGACTCCACCGGCACAGAAGACTCAACAGCAGCACTTCAAAACTTTTTTGATTCTCTAAGTGATGGGAGTGAGGTATACGTGCCAGCTGGAACGTACAAAATTAGCGGACTTATCATATCAAATAATTCATTAAAAATACGTGGGGCATATAGATACGCCTACGGACAAAGTACGACTAAATTAAAAGCTAGCGCTCCAAATATCACCTTAATGAAATTTACCGGAAATGGATGCAGGGTAGAAGGCTTACTTTTTGAAGGCTATGAAGCGGCAGTTGCCAATGAGTTTGGTAAAGGCACAACTTGCAAAGGGGTAAATTTTGAGCCTTCTACAGGTACGCTTGCAGATATTGATTCATTTGTAGATGATTGTATTTTCTGGTATTTGCAAACAGGAGCAGAAGGTCATGGCAGAAATTTAACTGTCACAAATACAATGTTTACGTTCTGCCGTTTCGGAGTTGATCTTTATGGCGTGCCAAATCAACAATTTCGCGGTCATATCATTAATCATAATCGCTTTCATTCTTGTGGAGGTGTCGAAGCATCTTCTGAACCAACACTTCTTAACTCTGTATGCATTAGATTAACAACTACCAATACCAATAATGTTGATAATTATGCGGGAAACGTATCCATTATGAATAATGTTGTTGATGGTGGCAGTTATCAATTTTTCAAAGGACCATTTCACCGCGGCAGCATTATGAGTGCTAACAGTATGTTCCGTATCGGTGGCTCAGGTGCAATTGTTATAGACATAGATAACACCTCAACAGCTGGCAACACTAGCTCTGACGGTGTAATTATTTCAGACAACAGTTTGGGTGGATTTGACCTTCCTGTTTATCAGAATGGGATACAATACTGTCCTGATATGGGCATCCGATTAACACAGGTACGAGGCGCTATCCTTTCTGAAAACCTTATTAACAAGGCATGGAAAGATGGGATCAAGTTGGTTAGCAGTTCTGAAGTAATTATCACGGGTGTAGTCAAGGACCCGAGTTCAATTGCAAACCAATCGACTTCAACCCTTTATAGTTCAGTTGATATCGACGCTAATTGCGCTAACGTGCTGATCCCTCACTTAATGACGCGAACAACCGTTTATAACGGAAACCAATTGGCCGCCTATGTCAAAACCGCATGCGCATCAACGGTTATTGGAGACCTTTACGGAAGCGCAAGCTATACTCCATCAGGCCCAGTGATTGAAACAGGTAGTGGTTATGCTGTTGGCGATGTTTCTGCTGTCTCATCGAAAACAAAGATAACAGCGATAACCGGCCTTATTAGTGGGTCAAACTACCCAGCAGGAAACTACAAGCCAGGTGATGTTTGCAAGTATCTGAACCCAGCAACTACAGGATATAAAGAAGCTGTATGTACTGTTGGCGGTAATGGTTCAGCGGTGACATGGAAAAATTCAGGTGCGCTAGTATAA
- a CDS encoding host specificity factor TipJ family phage tail protein, which translates to MALVEISNFPGTPKLRCRVPNGTLFYDWLAANDATFHRDLLIVRNGVKLGDDDELSFELSELDHIQIFDQPKGIVGDILSPIFKVVGQVFSFLAPKPAIANNGGNTVDSPNNSLTGQTNTARVYKAKPDIYGQIRSFPDLIQESVFEYVHQTSTDGGLKYVTEWMCIGIGKYDYESVRYSESSLGSLAGAEFQFFQPGEVIPQIVEGYGFDDVDGQEVPGQNEAGDFPIETATANTVVSGTYSGGQIAMKIVKQAEFDYFMGLVLPHAVTFTINVTYSTASGSVTTDATFSGTLISAVETNDGAVVNPVRWYTFTMSDLQGPQDIPATATINTTKFILNDNEALIVGPFFSPVESTQLWLHTQSSLGGNKETNWKVVLWKIDDDYNQVPGTQQTFTYRQTTPHDSTSEVFYRTDKITPSGGFGKYAVSFQRTDNSSDASLLKVEEIHSINIRTNVVHPTDTLVRVKVRATENALGSRERKYNALVTRHTITYDLDTQTVDYTLRPSRLFADAVAHTWLIMGEQPVSSIDLYGLYSIAESLPDERLGYFDYTFDDENDSLGDRVQAICNAASVVAYWDDGVLTFTRDQKVDYPAAVFNRANMKTDEYKITYESTLPGGYDGVQVSYVHPTTNNKTYINYRVVNGAIVEQEAENPNKLEIVGFRNEYQARERALRETKRLIYSRVKMNAKVFEDGIIQVGSVIQMPDIYDSNQQQGYITGRTGNDFDTSEPITFSGDMFVLVTDSLGNPTLRYPATARSDTKYGFTAAIPNIQLNIWNGDTVQLPSRYLIATVEELDSQLWTVNSIKPNTDNTVSLTVAEYSDAIYQ; encoded by the coding sequence ATGGCGCTGGTTGAGATATCGAACTTTCCAGGAACGCCTAAGCTGCGTTGCAGGGTGCCAAACGGCACCCTTTTTTATGACTGGCTGGCGGCCAATGACGCTACTTTCCACCGCGACCTGCTGATCGTCCGCAATGGCGTGAAGTTGGGCGACGATGACGAGCTGTCGTTTGAGCTTAGCGAACTGGACCACATCCAGATATTCGACCAGCCGAAGGGCATTGTCGGCGACATTCTGAGCCCGATCTTTAAAGTGGTGGGCCAGGTGTTTTCGTTCCTGGCGCCGAAGCCAGCTATCGCAAACAACGGCGGAAATACCGTCGACTCACCAAACAATAGTCTGACCGGTCAGACAAACACCGCGCGTGTGTATAAGGCCAAGCCAGACATATACGGCCAGATTCGTTCGTTCCCGGATCTGATTCAGGAGTCAGTATTCGAATACGTGCACCAGACGTCCACCGACGGCGGCCTGAAGTACGTCACGGAATGGATGTGCATCGGGATCGGCAAATACGATTACGAGTCTGTGCGCTACTCAGAATCAAGCCTCGGCTCACTGGCTGGTGCCGAATTCCAGTTCTTCCAGCCAGGCGAAGTTATTCCGCAGATCGTTGAGGGCTACGGGTTCGATGACGTCGACGGGCAGGAAGTACCAGGGCAGAACGAAGCGGGTGATTTTCCGATAGAGACGGCGACGGCAAATACCGTCGTCAGCGGAACGTATTCCGGCGGCCAGATAGCGATGAAAATCGTGAAACAAGCTGAGTTTGACTATTTTATGGGCTTGGTTCTGCCGCACGCTGTGACCTTCACCATCAACGTGACATACAGCACTGCATCAGGCAGCGTTACTACCGATGCGACATTCTCCGGAACCCTGATCTCCGCCGTTGAAACGAACGACGGCGCTGTGGTTAACCCGGTGCGCTGGTACACGTTTACGATGAGCGACCTGCAGGGACCGCAGGACATACCTGCGACAGCGACCATCAACACCACGAAGTTCATTCTCAATGACAACGAGGCTCTGATCGTCGGACCGTTCTTCTCCCCGGTTGAGTCAACTCAGCTTTGGCTGCATACACAGTCCAGCCTGGGCGGAAATAAGGAAACTAACTGGAAGGTCGTCCTCTGGAAAATCGACGACGATTACAACCAGGTGCCAGGTACGCAGCAGACTTTCACATACCGGCAGACGACCCCGCATGATTCCACAAGTGAGGTGTTCTACCGCACTGACAAAATCACACCTTCCGGGGGATTCGGAAAGTACGCGGTCAGCTTCCAGCGCACAGATAACTCCAGTGATGCAAGCCTGTTGAAGGTCGAAGAGATCCACAGCATCAATATCAGGACAAACGTCGTTCACCCGACCGACACGCTGGTACGTGTGAAGGTGAGGGCGACAGAGAACGCCCTTGGCAGCCGAGAGCGTAAATATAACGCTCTGGTGACGCGGCACACCATCACGTACGACCTGGACACGCAGACGGTGGATTACACGCTGCGTCCGTCGCGCTTGTTCGCTGATGCAGTGGCGCACACCTGGCTCATCATGGGTGAGCAGCCGGTAAGCAGCATTGACCTGTACGGCCTGTACTCGATTGCTGAAAGCCTGCCTGATGAGCGCCTGGGTTACTTCGACTACACGTTTGATGACGAGAACGACTCGCTGGGCGACCGCGTGCAGGCGATCTGCAATGCGGCGTCGGTTGTGGCGTACTGGGATGACGGCGTGCTGACGTTTACCCGTGACCAGAAAGTGGATTACCCGGCTGCAGTATTCAACCGGGCCAACATGAAGACGGACGAGTACAAAATAACGTACGAGTCCACGCTGCCAGGCGGTTATGACGGCGTGCAGGTGTCATACGTCCACCCGACAACAAACAACAAGACGTACATCAACTACCGCGTGGTGAACGGCGCTATCGTCGAGCAGGAAGCTGAGAACCCGAACAAGCTGGAGATCGTCGGCTTCCGTAATGAGTATCAGGCCCGGGAGCGAGCTCTGCGCGAAACCAAGCGCCTGATCTACTCCAGGGTGAAGATGAATGCCAAAGTGTTCGAAGACGGCATTATCCAGGTTGGCAGCGTCATTCAGATGCCGGACATCTACGACAGCAACCAGCAGCAGGGTTACATAACAGGCCGCACCGGGAATGACTTTGATACCAGCGAACCGATCACCTTTTCCGGGGATATGTTTGTCTTGGTAACCGACAGTCTTGGCAATCCCACTCTGCGTTATCCAGCCACCGCCCGTAGCGACACGAAGTACGGCTTCACCGCGGCTATCCCCAACATTCAGCTCAACATATGGAACGGAGACACTGTGCAGCTCCCGTCGCGCTATCTCATTGCGACAGTGGAGGAGCTGGACAGTCAGCTATGGACGGTCAACAGCATCAAACCGAACACAGATAACACGGTATCTCTGACCGTCGCGGAATACAGCGACGCCATCTACCAATAA
- the amyA gene encoding alpha-amylase yields the protein MKNPTLLQCFHWYYPAGGELWREVTALAPNLNEIGINMIWLPPAYKGASGGYSVGYDSYDLFDLGEFDQKDSVATKYGDKAQLLEAIDALKSNNIAVLLDVVVNHKMGADEKEHVRVQRVNEQDRTQIDDEIIECEAWTRYTFPARAGQYSQFVWDYKCFSGIDHIENPDEDGIFKIVNDYTGEGWNDQVDDEMGNFDYLMGENIDFRNHAVTEEIKYWARWVMEQTGCDGFRLDAVKHIPAWFYKEWIEHVQEVATQPLFIVAEYWSHEVDKLQAYINQVEGKTMLFDAPLQMKFHEASRQGRDYDMSQIFTGTLVEADPFHAVTLVANHDTQPLQALEAPVEAWFKPLAYALILLRENGVPSVFYPDLFGASYDDTGGDGETYHIDMPVIEQLHELILARQRFAHGVQTLFFDHPNCIAFSRSGTEEDPGCVVVMSNGDDGEKVICLGENYGNKTWRDFLGNREETVTTAADGEGTFTCKGGSVSVWVIEDAL from the coding sequence GAAATCGGCATCAATATGATCTGGCTGCCGCCAGCCTATAAAGGCGCATCGGGCGGTTACTCGGTCGGGTATGACTCTTACGATCTGTTTGATCTCGGCGAGTTTGACCAGAAAGACAGTGTTGCCACCAAATACGGTGATAAAGCCCAGCTTCTGGAAGCCATTGATGCGCTCAAAAGCAATAACATCGCGGTGCTGCTGGATGTGGTGGTTAACCACAAAATGGGCGCCGATGAGAAAGAGCACGTTCGCGTTCAGCGTGTGAACGAACAGGACCGCACGCAAATCGATGATGAGATCATCGAGTGCGAAGCCTGGACCCGCTACACCTTCCCTGCCCGCGCCGGACAGTATTCGCAGTTCGTCTGGGATTACAAATGCTTTAGCGGCATCGACCACATCGAAAACCCCGATGAGGATGGCATCTTCAAAATCGTCAATGACTACACCGGCGAAGGCTGGAACGATCAGGTCGATGACGAAATGGGTAATTTCGACTATCTGATGGGCGAAAATATCGATTTCCGTAACCATGCCGTGACGGAGGAGATCAAGTACTGGGCGCGCTGGGTCATGGAACAAACCGGCTGCGACGGATTCCGCCTGGATGCGGTCAAACACATCCCCGCCTGGTTCTATAAGGAGTGGATTGAACACGTTCAGGAAGTGGCGACGCAGCCGCTGTTTATCGTCGCGGAATACTGGTCGCACGAGGTGGATAAGCTGCAGGCGTATATTAATCAGGTCGAGGGTAAAACGATGCTGTTTGATGCCCCCCTGCAGATGAAATTCCACGAGGCCTCGCGTCAGGGGCGGGACTACGACATGAGCCAGATTTTCACCGGCACGCTGGTGGAGGCCGATCCGTTCCATGCGGTGACGCTGGTTGCCAACCATGACACCCAGCCGTTGCAGGCGCTTGAAGCCCCGGTGGAAGCCTGGTTTAAACCGCTGGCTTACGCGCTGATCCTGCTGCGGGAAAATGGCGTGCCGAGCGTGTTTTATCCCGATCTCTTTGGCGCCAGCTATGACGATACCGGGGGAGACGGTGAAACTTACCACATTGATATGCCGGTGATTGAGCAACTGCACGAGCTGATCCTCGCCCGTCAGCGCTTTGCCCACGGCGTGCAGACGCTGTTTTTTGACCACCCTAACTGCATCGCATTCAGCCGCAGTGGCACGGAAGAGGATCCCGGTTGCGTGGTGGTGATGTCCAATGGGGATGATGGCGAGAAGGTAATCTGCCTTGGGGAAAACTACGGGAACAAAACCTGGCGTGATTTTCTCGGCAATCGTGAAGAAACGGTCACCACCGCAGCGGATGGCGAAGGGACATTTACCTGCAAAGGCGGAAGCGTGAGCGTGTGGGTAATTGAGGATGCATTGTAG
- the yedD gene encoding lipoprotein YedD: protein MKKIAIAGALLALTGCVQVDSYKDVIKHPVPAHLAGYWQSKGPQSKMVSPEAIATLVVTEEGDTLDCRQWQRVIAVPGKIMLRSDSYYNVTSKLDIYPLERDGSVLEYDGMELQKVDRPTVECADYLSKNPLESKLP, encoded by the coding sequence ATGAAAAAAATAGCAATTGCTGGCGCGCTGCTGGCACTCACCGGGTGCGTACAGGTAGATAGCTACAAGGATGTGATTAAACATCCTGTTCCGGCACATCTGGCGGGATACTGGCAGTCAAAAGGGCCGCAGAGCAAAATGGTTAGCCCGGAGGCGATTGCCACGCTGGTGGTGACGGAGGAGGGCGATACGCTGGACTGCCGTCAATGGCAGCGCGTGATTGCCGTGCCGGGTAAAATCATGCTGCGTTCAGACAGCTATTACAACGTGACCAGCAAGCTGGATATCTACCCGCTGGAGCGTGATGGCTCGGTGCTGGAGTATGATGGCATGGAGCTGCAGAAGGTCGATCGCCCAACGGTGGAGTGTGCCGATTACCTGAGCAAAAATCCGCTGGAAAGTAAGCTACCGTAG
- a CDS encoding GtrA family protein, with product MSINLASIYRNQALRYCLVGGMNTAVTAVVIITLTAAGVGLYFSNFAGYVVGVLFSFILNTVFTFSSKPSATKLLKFLTCCGVCYAINLFTMNIAMLSGAENVYFVQLTGMFFYTVSGFIINKLWVMK from the coding sequence ATGAGTATCAATCTTGCTTCCATTTACCGTAACCAAGCGTTGCGTTACTGTCTTGTGGGGGGAATGAACACTGCGGTGACCGCAGTCGTTATCATCACGCTTACTGCCGCTGGTGTCGGTCTTTACTTCTCCAATTTTGCTGGTTATGTAGTAGGTGTATTGTTCAGTTTTATACTAAATACGGTATTTACGTTTTCATCCAAGCCTTCAGCAACAAAGCTTCTGAAATTTTTAACATGCTGTGGCGTTTGTTATGCTATAAATTTATTTACTATGAATATCGCCATGCTTTCTGGTGCTGAGAACGTATATTTTGTTCAGTTGACAGGGATGTTTTTCTACACAGTCTCTGGCTTTATTATTAATAAATTATGGGTTATGAAATAA
- a CDS encoding glycosyltransferase family 2 protein → MKAPVLSIVVPCYNEQEVFTLCLNELSSVLNSMVDKGKIDANSHIVFVDDGSKDLTWSLIKEESNKNYKVKGVKLSRNKGHQTALMAGLSSCINSDITVSIDADLQDDTSVIEKMVDSYLSGHDIVYGVRNDRASDSFFKKFTAETFYKVMTKLGVSQVENHADFRLLSKRALDALLQYREQNLYIRGLIPLIGFPSEKVYYSRSERAAGESKYPLRKMLALALEGITSFSVTPLRMVTAMGFVISMLSSLGIVYTLVQYFMGHTVSGWASVILAVLFIGGVQMLCLGVIGEYIGKIYMESKGRPKYFIDEKSWGEK, encoded by the coding sequence ATGAAAGCTCCAGTTCTTTCAATAGTTGTGCCTTGCTATAATGAGCAGGAAGTATTCACCTTATGCCTAAATGAGCTATCATCAGTATTAAATAGTATGGTAGACAAAGGAAAAATAGATGCAAATAGCCATATTGTGTTTGTTGATGACGGGAGCAAAGACTTAACATGGAGTCTGATAAAAGAGGAGTCTAATAAGAACTATAAAGTAAAAGGGGTGAAACTTTCTCGCAATAAAGGCCATCAGACTGCATTGATGGCAGGTCTATCTTCTTGCATTAACTCTGATATAACAGTGAGTATTGATGCTGATTTGCAGGATGATACATCAGTTATCGAAAAAATGGTTGATTCATATCTGTCTGGACATGACATAGTGTATGGAGTTCGTAATGATAGGGCTTCAGATAGTTTCTTCAAAAAATTCACGGCCGAGACTTTCTATAAAGTTATGACTAAGCTTGGTGTTAGTCAGGTTGAAAATCATGCGGACTTTAGACTTTTGAGCAAGCGTGCTCTTGATGCTTTATTGCAGTATAGAGAACAAAATCTTTATATCAGAGGTCTCATTCCTCTCATTGGCTTCCCTAGTGAAAAAGTGTATTACTCAAGGAGCGAGCGCGCTGCTGGTGAATCTAAATATCCCCTAAGAAAGATGCTCGCCTTAGCTCTTGAGGGGATTACGTCTTTTTCTGTTACTCCGCTTCGCATGGTTACCGCCATGGGATTTGTGATATCTATGCTCTCTTCTCTTGGGATAGTATATACACTTGTTCAGTATTTTATGGGGCACACAGTAAGCGGATGGGCATCAGTTATCCTGGCTGTCCTTTTTATTGGCGGCGTGCAAATGCTTTGTCTTGGTGTGATTGGAGAGTATATAGGTAAAATATACATGGAAAGCAAGGGGCGTCCAAAATACTTTATTGATGAAAAGTCATGGGGCGAGAAATGA